A portion of the Luxibacter massiliensis genome contains these proteins:
- a CDS encoding sensor histidine kinase: MGIEAGIILTCIGLAAGIGLFWGWQYRRMRGILSSLQKMLDEAVEGTFREKRYDETRISAIETRMAQYLKKSETIIRKMEQDKGSIKTLISDISHQTKTPLANISLYTQLLLEKELPREERNCVSQIQGQAGKLQFLIEALIKASRLENGIVTLHPKRQDVFILIEQAVEQIRKKAEERKIKIHCANHQGTKEKGDVVCDGKWTQEALYNILDNAVKYTEPGDEVTVSATPYELFYRIQITDHGPGILEDELGKVFQRFYRGRQVLEKEGVGIGLYLTSQIIQEEGGYVKVESMPGIETTFSVFLPKKDVYLQK; this comes from the coding sequence ATGGGCATAGAGGCAGGGATCATACTGACCTGTATAGGACTGGCAGCAGGAATTGGTCTTTTCTGGGGATGGCAGTACAGAAGAATGCGGGGGATTTTGAGTTCACTGCAGAAGATGTTGGATGAAGCGGTGGAAGGTACGTTTCGGGAGAAACGCTATGATGAGACAAGAATATCTGCTATTGAGACGCGCATGGCGCAATATTTAAAGAAGTCAGAAACAATCATCCGAAAAATGGAGCAGGACAAGGGCAGCATTAAAACGCTTATTTCGGATATTTCGCATCAGACAAAGACGCCCCTTGCAAATATATCGCTGTATACACAGCTTCTTCTGGAAAAGGAATTGCCCCGGGAGGAGAGAAATTGTGTCAGCCAGATACAGGGGCAGGCCGGAAAGCTTCAGTTCTTGATTGAGGCTCTGATTAAGGCCTCCCGCCTGGAAAATGGAATCGTGACACTGCACCCGAAAAGGCAGGATGTGTTTATATTAATTGAACAGGCCGTGGAACAAATTCGGAAAAAGGCGGAAGAACGAAAAATAAAGATTCACTGTGCAAATCACCAGGGAACTAAAGAAAAGGGGGACGTGGTCTGCGACGGGAAATGGACCCAGGAGGCCCTTTATAATATCTTGGATAATGCAGTAAAATATACAGAGCCAGGGGATGAGGTGACTGTGTCCGCGACACCTTATGAATTGTTTTACCGCATCCAGATTACGGATCATGGGCCTGGGATTTTGGAGGATGAGCTGGGGAAAGTATTTCAGAGATTCTATCGCGGGAGGCAGGTTTTGGAAAAGGAGGGTGTCGGTATCGGACTATACCTGACCAGCCAGATTATTCAGGAGGAGGGGGGATATGTAAAGGTGGAAAGTATGCCTGGAATTGAGACTACATTCTCTGTGTTTCTCCCTAAAAAAGATGTGTATTTGCAGAAATAA
- a CDS encoding ABC transporter ATP-binding protein: protein MAILETRELKKYYGAGETMVRALDGVNLSVEAGAFTAIVGTSGSGKSTLLHMLGGLDRPTSGEVIVGGERIFGLKEEALTIFRRRKIGFVFQNYNLVPVLNVYENIVLPIELDGNRPDKRYVKRIIQTLGLEDKVESLPNNLSGGQQQRVAIARALAAKPAILLADEPTGNLDSRTSLDVMGLLKVTGRQFEQTIVMITHNEEIAQMADEIVHIEDGKIVNGRQASGQTTGRAGDSGRKGVAE from the coding sequence ATGGCAATTCTGGAAACACGAGAGCTAAAGAAATATTATGGGGCCGGGGAGACTATGGTGAGGGCGCTGGACGGTGTAAATTTGTCAGTAGAGGCAGGCGCATTCACCGCCATTGTGGGTACGTCCGGCAGTGGGAAATCCACGCTGCTGCATATGCTCGGGGGACTGGACCGCCCCACCTCAGGAGAGGTGATTGTAGGCGGGGAAAGAATATTTGGACTCAAAGAAGAGGCGCTGACTATATTCCGAAGGCGTAAGATTGGATTTGTCTTTCAAAATTATAATCTTGTTCCAGTACTGAATGTATATGAGAATATTGTGCTTCCCATTGAGCTGGATGGAAATAGGCCGGATAAGCGATATGTGAAACGGATTATTCAGACTCTTGGGTTGGAGGATAAGGTGGAGAGCCTGCCCAATAATTTGTCCGGAGGTCAGCAGCAGAGGGTGGCCATCGCCCGTGCCCTGGCCGCAAAGCCAGCCATTCTGTTAGCAGATGAACCTACTGGAAACCTGGATTCGCGTACGAGTCTGGATGTGATGGGACTTTTAAAAGTAACGGGCCGTCAGTTTGAACAGACCATCGTGATGATCACACATAATGAAGAAATCGCACAGATGGCTGATGAAATCGTTCATATTGAAGATGGGAAGATTGTAAACGGCAGGCAGGCCAGCGGGCAGACTACAGGCAGGGCAGGAGACAGCGGTAGAAAGGGTGTGGCAGAATGA
- a CDS encoding ABC transporter permease, with product MKVANRRTVRRLAFRSLRAGKTRNLVAVLAIILTSLLFTALFTVAETMNYSVEQQSMRQVGGYSHGGFKELTREQVNELKDDPLIREYGTTFLFAKPEEAPFDKIWLEIRYADENYAKFGWSQPTTGRMPEKEKEAAVDTAVLEELGVPKELGAEVTVTYPLGKETVTDTFTLCGFWEADQAAQAHMMWLSEEYVLEKMEKVPREDIYYSGIGSWFLDVMFKDSKKIEENLDQVAENHGYTTLDADAGNYLSTGVNWAYTSTRSDTGDIQDRFIMILALVSIILAGYLIIYNVFQISVAGDVRFYGLLKTIGTTRGQIRRMLFWQAALLSGIGIPVGLLAGYAVGNLLAPVMIRNFDDVEVFYTANPLIFVGSALFALVTVLISCLIPAWKAGKVSPIEAVRYTEQSQKRSKKKRKSKKRSRIYQMAMGSLMRNKLKTVLVVLSLSLSLTILNGVYIFSVGFNMDGFLDKFVLSDFLVGTVDYFNYSGGGDVSDSLVENLNAQPGMEDGGYVYYAREYLEMDVTKEQWIKQRAGYSREHLDPSILALPDDAAVSEYPNLFGLDDFPFTYLEEVEGHLEDWKNPDSIIHVIQEDDYGRPRTENILFHPGEQVKLTYSDDYTWNEEGTEVTLHGKTEKTYTVAAVAVMPGNMTLRRYGNPMFAMSAEGIQSLAGKNAGKMIYMADFTEESQADAEQFLKNYTENVETDMQYESKAGYASNFQQIQTMIWVVGGSMSLLIGLVGILNFANGEVTSIVSRKRELAMLQSIGMTGKQMKKMLIMEGILIGGSTIILALILNFGIYFGLLPVVESLYWFFKRKMTVTMILIAVPVLALLGVSIPILVYKAVSRKSIVDRLREHET from the coding sequence ATGAAGGTAGCAAACAGACGCACAGTCCGCCGTCTTGCATTTCGCAGCCTCCGCGCCGGCAAGACGAGAAATCTTGTGGCAGTACTGGCAATTATATTGACTTCCCTGTTATTTACTGCATTATTTACTGTGGCGGAGACCATGAATTATTCTGTAGAGCAGCAGAGTATGCGGCAGGTCGGAGGATATTCCCATGGTGGGTTTAAAGAACTGACAAGGGAACAAGTGAATGAGCTGAAGGACGATCCATTGATCCGGGAATATGGGACTACATTTTTATTTGCCAAGCCGGAAGAAGCACCGTTTGATAAAATCTGGCTGGAAATTCGGTATGCGGACGAAAATTATGCAAAATTTGGATGGAGCCAGCCCACTACTGGCAGAATGCCTGAGAAAGAAAAGGAAGCAGCTGTAGATACAGCAGTTCTGGAGGAGCTGGGCGTGCCAAAGGAGCTGGGGGCAGAAGTGACAGTTACCTACCCTCTCGGAAAGGAAACAGTGACAGATACCTTTACATTGTGTGGATTCTGGGAAGCAGACCAGGCTGCCCAGGCGCATATGATGTGGTTGTCAGAGGAATATGTTCTGGAGAAGATGGAAAAAGTACCACGTGAAGATATTTATTACAGTGGCATTGGAAGTTGGTTTCTGGACGTAATGTTTAAAGATAGTAAAAAGATTGAAGAAAATTTGGATCAGGTAGCAGAAAATCATGGCTATACGACCTTAGATGCGGATGCAGGCAATTATCTAAGCACTGGAGTGAACTGGGCGTATACCTCGACGAGAAGTGACACCGGCGATATCCAGGACCGGTTTATTATGATTCTTGCGCTGGTATCCATCATCCTGGCAGGTTATTTGATTATTTATAATGTATTTCAGATCAGTGTGGCGGGAGATGTACGGTTTTATGGACTTTTGAAAACCATCGGGACTACCAGGGGGCAGATCCGCAGGATGCTCTTCTGGCAGGCGGCGCTCTTGTCGGGTATCGGGATCCCAGTGGGACTTCTGGCAGGATATGCCGTGGGAAATCTTTTGGCTCCGGTTATGATACGCAATTTTGATGATGTGGAAGTGTTTTATACGGCAAATCCTTTAATTTTTGTGGGTTCGGCACTCTTTGCATTGGTGACAGTGCTGATTAGCTGCCTGATTCCCGCTTGGAAGGCAGGAAAAGTTTCTCCTATTGAGGCGGTGCGCTATACAGAGCAGAGCCAGAAAAGGAGCAAGAAGAAACGGAAGAGTAAGAAGAGAAGCCGTATTTACCAGATGGCCATGGGAAGTCTGATGCGGAACAAACTAAAGACTGTATTGGTCGTGTTGTCACTATCGTTGAGCCTGACGATCCTGAACGGAGTGTATATATTTTCTGTGGGTTTCAATATGGATGGTTTTCTGGATAAGTTTGTGCTCTCTGATTTTCTGGTGGGTACTGTGGATTATTTTAACTATTCCGGCGGCGGGGATGTCTCAGATTCTCTTGTGGAAAATCTAAATGCCCAGCCGGGCATGGAAGACGGAGGGTATGTGTACTATGCAAGAGAATACCTGGAAATGGATGTGACAAAGGAGCAGTGGATTAAGCAGCGCGCAGGTTATTCGCGGGAGCATCTGGATCCGAGTATCCTGGCTCTTCCAGACGATGCAGCCGTGAGTGAATATCCAAATTTGTTTGGGCTGGATGATTTTCCGTTTACCTATCTGGAAGAGGTGGAGGGACATCTGGAGGATTGGAAAAACCCAGACAGTATCATCCATGTAATCCAGGAGGATGACTACGGAAGACCCAGGACAGAAAATATTCTTTTCCATCCAGGGGAACAGGTTAAGCTGACCTATTCAGACGATTACACCTGGAATGAGGAGGGCACAGAAGTGACATTGCATGGGAAGACAGAGAAAACCTATACCGTAGCGGCAGTTGCAGTAATGCCAGGAAATATGACACTTCGCAGGTATGGGAACCCTATGTTTGCCATGTCAGCAGAAGGGATACAGTCATTGGCGGGCAAAAATGCCGGAAAGATGATCTATATGGCAGATTTCACGGAAGAATCCCAGGCAGATGCGGAACAGTTTTTGAAAAATTACACTGAAAATGTGGAGACAGATATGCAGTATGAGTCAAAAGCGGGGTATGCTTCTAATTTCCAGCAGATTCAGACAATGATCTGGGTCGTGGGGGGCAGCATGAGTCTTCTCATCGGCCTGGTAGGTATTTTGAATTTTGCCAATGGGGAGGTGACCAGCATCGTATCCAGAAAGCGGGAACTGGCAATGCTGCAGAGTATCGGCATGACGGGGAAGCAGATGAAAAAAATGTTGATCATGGAAGGGATACTGATTGGCGGGAGCACCATTATCCTGGCATTAATTTTAAATTTTGGTATTTATTTTGGACTGCTTCCGGTTGTGGAAAGTCTGTATTGGTTTTTCAAACGGAAAATGACGGTTACGATGATTCTTATTGCTGTACCAGTTTTAGCTTTGCTGGGTGTGTCTATTCCAATTTTAGTATATAAAGCTGTCTCAAGGAAGAGTATTGTAGACAGGTTACGGGAACATGAAACATAA